In Anabas testudineus chromosome 12, fAnaTes1.2, whole genome shotgun sequence, the genomic stretch AAAAATTATGAAAAGTTCCTTCTATGACAAAGACGGTGGTGGACATGGTCCATACAGCTGTGAATAAGAgccattttcatattttgatcTGTCCAGTTACTAGATTTGGATGCAGAAAGCATTTTGGGTTTTGGATTTCTTGAAATGCTTGACTTCATCATGGGATACTAACAAGCAGACTATTTACCTGTACAAGTAcagaattagattttatttagcTCTATTCAGAAGCTCTGATGATCATTATTTGGTGTTTACTAAATTACAATGTTACTGTCCCTTATTTCAATGACCCTCATCATTATATTATGTCACAAACATAACATCCCTAAAATCCCATTTTGGTGTTCAGAAATAGCTCAGATTTGATTTAGTCAGTTCAGGACTGTAAAAAAATCCACACTGGATACATGTGACTAAAGACAAAGGACAAGAGaagctgaagaaagaaaagtcgAATTTGCTTAGTGAGCAAATTCTTTACAATGtgcttcctctgtgtctttcaaagcaaaatgtttGGTGGTTAACAATAAACCTGGCAGTTCCACAAAAGGCCGTGGcttgaaaagtgaaaatgtgtcagTTTAAAGACGGACAGAATCTAGAAAGACGTAGTGAAGGACGAGGATCTGAAAGAGTCAGAATGTAAAAGAGGAGCAAGAGGATTAGTTATGTCTCCACACAAAAAGGTTTAAACAGCTCCCTACTGCTGTATCAGGCCTCTAACCCAAAGGCATGTGAAGAAACGGTGCTGCAGCATAAGTGCCTTCCAGAAGGCTTACCTGAACAAACTGGGCTGTCTGGACAACAGTCAGTGATATGTGTtgtagtgtgtgtatgtgtgtgctgctaTTGCATTCTGTCAACCTCACCTATACAGTATTTAGAAAGTGATGTAGAAGATATGTTAATAATTTGTCTCCCAATATTTGAACagtcactgtgctgtgctgACACAGTGGCTGTTCACACTGGTAGTGATTTAAAATGGATTACAGTCTGAGGTCGTCATGTCTCATCTTGGCACAGACAAATGTTAAATCAAGTGTGTTCTTCTGTTAACTCTATGAAATGTGTAAAGTCAGTCAAATCAAAAATTGATGTAATTTTCCtttcaaaaaaatataaagctagtctttaaaggtttttttgttttatttttgttcagtaGTAAATAACTGTAGGTTACTATAGCAACAGgggtgtgttttttattatctggTGACTTGCTTCTGCTAGACAGGATGGTTTTGGTATAATGAACTCTGTGAGCACTGTGGAGGAGTCttgtaacagaaaaaaaaacttaatataatatacaaacatatacagtaaatgacaaTATACACATATTTCTGACTTTAACAAgtgaataaaattaataaaagagaaatgaatTTGAAATGGGTGTGTTCCAGGTGTGGAGGGGTCCTGTTATGTTGTCTCACTTAGAAAAAGGGCTTGTACAATGAAGGAGAGTTGTATTTGCATTATGAAAACTAAAAGTTGCATCCTACTCCAGAATAACTGACACCAACTGTCATGTCCAGGacattgtacattgtacaaACATTGGGTTTGTATGAACAggatgtaaaattaaaaaaagcatttcctgctgaaaatgcactgtgaatgctgtgaaTCAGAATTCAATcctgaagaactgctgaaacTTGCTCAATGTgctgaaattattaaaacatagtTGAATTTACCTAAATagtaaattattacatttacatattacattttgaatttatgAAAAGttgcagaaacatttacattagtTGATAATGAATAATTTTAACTGAGCTGAATGTATAcagaagaagctgaaacagtTCAATCTCAAATTAAAGGATGTAAAATCTATTTgctaaaattaataaaacatagctgaatttataGAATATGACAGTTAAAGGGGAAGTTaagcagttttgttttaagGGGCTGAAAGTATGTAGAATAAACTGAAGCAGGTGAATCTGCAGTAGTAGAAACTCTTAAGATATGCTGACAGAATTTTCCCTAATATTGctgaaactttaaaaacaatgcTAGAACAAGGACACTTTAAAGTGTAGTTACGATGACCAGGGAATTGAACACCTGACCCCAATGGTCGGTGGTCAAGCCCTCTACCTGTTGAACCATAGCTGCTCCAGTAGTTTGACAGAGTTCAGGTTAACATGGCTTAATatcataaaaaatatgaatattagaAAAAGGAAAGCTGACGCATCCACAGTGATCAAGAGAAGATAAACATCAGCATGAGGAGCTCAGTTCACATGTTCACTGTGCAGAAAGTTCCATTTAAATAAAGGTTGAACTTGAAACTTGAAATGTCCGCGTGCACGTTGCTGTTTAAGGCGCCTATGCGCGTCCTCGTCAGTTTGCTGATTTTCGAAAACAGGTGAGTTTCTTATAATACTCAACATTTTGCTGTGGCCTTGGTGCTAAATTCACTTGGCCGCCATCAGCTTATTTTACCTCAGGGTTCGGATATGACCTTTGCCAGTGAACTTTAACCAAGTTATTTGGCTACAACGTTAGCTAAAGTGTGAACAGCTAGCTGGATGTGGTTGTTAGCTAACCGTTAACGAGAATACCCGCGGAGTATTTCTGCTACTGAGGCTTCAGCGTTAGCTCTGTTTAGatcaaactaaaaaaactattaactgacCCAAGTAAATCTAATCCACCAAGTTTGGTTTTCCATTGCTAAAAGTTTTATCTtaattttgtttggttttggcTTTAGCTAACGTCAGCTTCCGACTTAAACATGTCCGCACAACGAATTTAGGCTAGTTAGCTAAAACACACCGGCTAGAATTACAGCAAGCGTGTGTTTGGCGATTTCTGTGCGGATAACGTTAGGTTTAGTTCGCCATTTAGCCATTTATTCAGGAGGAATTGGTGctgttttttgtaaaatgataccaaaacatgtttaatatatacatttcaAATGGCAATACTAAGCGAAGGTGGGAAAATGCCTCTGACTACTTTGAGAAAGGCCAACTATACAGGTGTCTCCTCAGCTATGGCGAAGCATTTTGACTGAAGCTAGTCAAGTCAGAAGAACACACTGTGCTTGAGTgatactgtttctgtttcagacaCATGTAAGGAATGAACAGTGGCTGACTAAGGAAGAAGTGGGGAACATGGCCCAAACAGTCCATAGTGAGTTTTTGATGTTTGGCTATTTGAATGTGGGGAAAATTCTTGGATCTCACTTTTCTTGAAATACCAGAGCTTATTATTGGCTATTTTAAACGAAATACCATATGATtataacatttcattatttggTTTTAGCTCAAATAATTTTGGGTTTTGGTGTTTGCTAAAACATGTCATTcctgatgatgtttttttccctctctctaaaCAGATGAGGTTGAACAAACTATCTCAAATACAGTTTCAAGGCTGGATTTCCAAAGCTGCAATGTGGCCACATTTCACCTAAAACCATTATCTGTATATGCAAAAATGACTTGTCATCAGGAGACCAGTGTGCATCATTCAGGGAAACCCTTTAACcagtttattaattttaaagttGAGAAGGGTGCTCAAAAGAGGCAATTGGAGATTTCAAGTTGTGATGATGGTTATGATACACCATCAAAAAAGTTCTTTTTTGACTCTGATATTGATGATATCTTGTGCCTTAATCCCATTGGCACTAAAGCACCTGAAGAAGTTTCTGCAAGAAGCTGCCAAAATTCAACTAGCTGCACACTTCTAAGTGAACAGGTTGGAAAATGTGGACCAAAGCTGCAAAGAAATGAGGTACTGAATGGCCAAGAGAATTTGAGAGAATGTCGAAAAGATGAGCTAGAAGATAAGGGTTATGTCTCCATGTCCTACACTAAAAACCTCAATGAGATGCCTACGACTGCGTCCAGCTCCCAACCAAAGGCAGGTGAAGGCAAGGTGCTGCAGGACAAGTGCCATCCTCAAGGCTTACCTGAACAAACTGTGCTGTCTGGACAAAAGATACCTGTTACAGTCAGTGATATCtgttctagtgtgtgtgtgccgctATTGGATTCTGTCAACTGCCCTGTAGAGTCATTAGAAGGTGATGTAGAAGATATATTAAATATTGGTCCCCCAATATTTGAATCATCACTGTGCTGTACTGACACAGTCACTGTGCACACTGGTAGTGAACAAAGTAGATTATTGTCAGAGGTATTGCAGGAAGGAAGTATTGGACCTATCCATGAGCATCACACCACAGAGGAAGTCACTGTGGATACAAGTTATGAATCTACATTACCTCTTCAAGTACAAGTAAGTTGCCTCACCTGTATTGTTTGTGTGATGGACCATACAAGTGCAGTTTTGACTTGTAGTCATGTTTGTTTACTGAAATTATTTTGTATAATATATGTTCCCTATCTTTTTAAGGTAAAATCAGTTGTGGTCGTGGTTCCCAGgcaaaacaccaaaaacaatAACCCAGGTTCCCCGCATCTCTCAGAACTTGACAGTGCTGCCATGTCAAAGCCAGATGAGAACAAGTGTAAAGTCTGTCCCAGGAGTCAAAGGTAGTGTTGTGCCCTTACCTCTAGGGGGAGCAGTATGACCATAGCAAATACAATATAGATGTTTGAGCTGTGGCTGAAAGAGCGTTGTACTTAAGTCCCACCTTTTTACCTGTCTGTTGAGTTGTCAGTGTCTTGGGCCATATTTATGGAACCTGGCTTGGCTTTTACTGTACTATCAGACTGCTGTCTGAAGCAGCATACTTTTACTCTTaaggggaataaaaaaaaaggtgttttttttttgtttgtttttttaaatggacaaATATGGCTAAGCCTGCTTATGTAGAGACGATAAAGATgtcttttatttgctttttaaggCCTGCAATCTTTAATGGAGAAATGGACTGGGAGCATGAAAAAGAGCGGTATATCCATCTGGTCAAGAAACACATGAATGACAGTCCAGTAGCAGCTCATGGTACGAACCAGCTTTACAAGAAACCCTGGAGAACCACATTGAGATTTTTCATGGCCATCCAGAATcttgtacttttatttctttaattgttTGGAAGGTCAGTGTAAATAtgattgttttatatttgttttaaaaatgtcacatttgtgttttctcaagATGTCATGACTGAGCTCGTCAGTTTGATGAGCCATGTGGCTGACCAAGCCCCAGGCTCAGGTACACCATGGCAGCATCCATCAGATCTTACGCGTAGGTAGGTTGTCCTTAATTATAGTCCTATCATTATAGTTATCACGTAGTGTTTAAAACTGTTCAAAGGCAGACCTTCACTCAAGTAAAACGTGGCCATGGATCTCTCCTTATTTTCAGGAACCACCAGAAACGCTTTGGCAGCTCTTTGATGCCCAAAATGTCTCTCAAGGAATGGCAGGCTAAGAACGGTATCACATTGAAGCGCTTTGCCAAAGTACCAAAGGTTTTTCAAAGAAGTCAGTTGCCCTAATTTAGATGTTGTGGACTGCTTTCATGAAACAAATTGCTCTTAGTCTCATAAGAATATAATATTCTGGTTAAAACCAGGTCCAATGGTCTTTAGatctgtttgtatgtttcttttaaaagttGAATTTGTGGTGTGTATTTTCTTGGTTTGTCAATTTGGGTGTCAACTGTGTAACTATGTAAATTGATATGATAATGCGTGCATCTTTTAATGGGCTTTGACGTCTCGAAATTATGCTAAGGAGGATGCACTTAACAGTTTCAAGCGTCTTAAATGTTTTGCCTTTGTGCTATGTTTCATacttaaaactgttttaatgtgtagtttgtatgttttgtacTTCCACTGTTTGGAATTTTTGCACTTTTGTTGTTGAGTACAAAGAAAATCACCACTCATGTTTGTTCTGAATATGATTAGAACCGTTCAGGCTCTACTGagaagtttatttttgtttgtgcccCTTTGGGACAGTGATAACCTCACGCTTGTTCTTATAAAGGTCTTAAAATTACAGAAGATACATTAGCACAGAATTAAACATTACAAACTTTTCTAGTATATTAGGTTGCATTTTCATACCAAATGTACATAAATGGGAAAACAGGTTAAAGTATAATGCAGAGCAAATCACAGTAGTTTGCATAAACCTGGAAATGCAAGGTTTTAGTAAAACCCTTTGCCCAAACTTcttaaatttcatttaaataggATTCCTTCACGTTTAACTCTTTAAACTCATTaactaattttaatatttggaTTACTTCTTGAATTAATCTGCACAGTTTAGAGTTTATAATGTAATTTGTCTATTATCACGGCAGGCAGAAATTATTTAAGTTGTCCTCCATAGTTGGCCGTAGTGGTAGCTGTAACTGGTAAAGTCAAATCACTCATGATGTAAACATCTTTCAACCATACCCCTAAATTGTAGTGGGTAATCACTTACACTTTTGTACCTTTTATAAACAAGCTCAGATGTTCTGAacccagttttctttttctcttttccctcccAAGGGTATTGATAGGTTAAAATCTGGCCAGTAATCAAAATACTACCACTGGGTGGTTGAGTAAggggaaatgttttgtgtgaacTGACCCTTTTAATGTGTAGTATAGCTGTGACCACAGTTTACTCTCAGCTGCTTGGAGGATTCTCTGCACTGTGGTCTCATTAAACCCTGCAACATTGTGAGGAAGTGCCACAAGCACTGAGTGGTGAACTTGCTCCCTAGAGtcagaa encodes the following:
- the LOC113158283 gene encoding S100P-binding protein-like, coding for MAQTVHNEVEQTISNTVSRLDFQSCNVATFHLKPLSVYAKMTCHQETSVHHSGKPFNQFINFKVEKGAQKRQLEISSCDDGYDTPSKKFFFDSDIDDILCLNPIGTKAPEEVSARSCQNSTSCTLLSEQVGKCGPKLQRNEVLNGQENLRECRKDELEDKGYVSMSYTKNLNEMPTTASSSQPKAGEGKVLQDKCHPQGLPEQTVLSGQKIPVTVSDICSSVCVPLLDSVNCPVESLEGDVEDILNIGPPIFESSLCCTDTVTVHTGSEQSRLLSEVLQEGSIGPIHEHHTTEEVTVDTSYESTLPLQVQVKSVVVVVPRQNTKNNNPGSPHLSELDSAAMSKPDENKCKVCPRSQRPAIFNGEMDWEHEKERYIHLVKKHMNDSPVAAHDVMTELVSLMSHVADQAPGSGTPWQHPSDLTRRNHQKRFGSSLMPKMSLKEWQAKNGITLKRFAKVPKVFQRSQLP